A single Lolium perenne isolate Kyuss_39 chromosome 6, Kyuss_2.0, whole genome shotgun sequence DNA region contains:
- the LOC127309026 gene encoding non-specific lipid-transfer protein 2B-like codes for MARAAAAQIVVVAIVAAMLLSAPFAANAAISCGQVSSALSPCMAYAKGGAAPSAGCCSGVRSLASSAKSTADKRAACNCLKKLVGSISGINAGNAASIPSKCKVSIPYAISTSVNCNTIN; via the coding sequence ATGGCCCGCGCTGCAGCAGCCCAGATCGTGGTGGTCGCCATTGTGGCGGCGATGCTCCTCTCGGCACCTTTCGCCGCCAACGCCGCCATCTCATGTGGTCAGGTGAGCTCTGCCTTGAGCCCCTGCATGGCCTACGCTAAAGGCGGCGCCGCCCCGTCCGCCGGCTGCTGCAGCGGCGTCAGGAGCCTCGCCAGCTCCGCCAAGAGCACCGCCGACAAGCGTGCCGCTTGCAACTGCCTCAAGAAATTGGTCGGGAGCATCAGCGGGATCAACGCTGGTAACGCCGCCAGCATCCCGTCCAAGTGCAAAGTTAGCATCCCCTACGCCATCAGCACCTCCGTCAACTGCAACACCATCAACTGA